CAATTTCTTGGTCAAGATCTTCCACTTCGACCCCTGGTTCATTCTCTCCTTGAAGTAGTTTCCCACTTCGAGTTTTGATTGCCATACAATGGGAAGTCGGACCATTCCCACTACCTTTTGGGTTTGCAATTGTGTCACTTGGGATTGTGCCTTTTTTCTTCAGATTTTGCTCTCTTGAGAGGTCTCTCATTTGCATTTCCAACTTTTTTATGCATGCGGTGTGAGAACCCACAAGTTCGGCCATATTATTGATTGAAGTGCCGAATCTCTCCTGATTTTGCAACACTCTGTCAAGCATCCTTTCTAACTTGGAATCACTTGAAGAGCTTTCTTTCCAATGCTGAGAACTAGAATATTGCCCCTCTGGTGGAACATAGGGGTTTGAACTACGATTTGaaaagttgttattgttgttactccaatttccttgattggaATTACCTTGGTCATTTCGCCATTGCTGGTTGCCTTGCCCTTACAGGTTAGACCTCCATTGGTGTTGTTGTCCTGAACCTTGGTAAGATTGTCTTTGATATCCTCCTTGATGATTGTTGACATAATTTGCTTCTTCGTACTCCTCATTCAACATGGGTTGCACATCTTCCACAACATTTACCTTTTTTGTTTGGCTTTCAGTGAACATTTTTGTCAACACGTTGAGGTTGGTGGCAAGCCCGACAATTATCTGATCTCTTTCTTGGTTCTCTTTAATCATGTTTTTCAATGAGGGAGTACCATATGTAATTCCACCCGTGGTATCTTTCGAGTGCCAAGCTTGGTTATGTTCAGCCATCTTATCTAGGATTTGTGTGACCCTTGCAAATGTTTTGTCCATAAAGGAACCATCCGTTGCATTTTTGGATATGGATTGATTCATAGGATCCAAGCCCATGTAAAATTTCTCCAACTGAATATTATCCGGAAAGCCATCATTCGGCGACCTTACCAAATATATATTGAAGCTATCCCATTCCTCAAATAGATGCTCTCTTGGTAATTGCTTGAAGAAGAAGATTTTATCTCGGAGCTCAGACTTCTTACTTTTTGGCAACCATTTTGCTAGGAAAGCTCGGACAAATTCGGGCCAAGTATGGATGGCATTAGGAGGCAGATTTTGGATCCACTGTCTTACCTCTCCAGTTAGATAGTAATTGAACACCCTCAACCTTAGGGCATCATCCGAGACATGATTCTGCTTGTTCATAGTACACACACCCAAAATATTTCTGATATGTTTTGTCGGATCATCATCTGTGGAATTTCGGAAGAACCCCTCCGCTTTAGCATTGGGATTAAATTGTGTTCTACTTTGAAGGTTGTAGCACCAACTCTTGGAGGGGAAATGGCTTTTGTATCCTCAATATACTCACCTATCTCTGCAAACACATTCTcttccccgacaacggcgccaaaatttgatatgCTCAAATTACACCTAATAAATGGTGTAAGACGGTCGATGTCAAATATagtaacccaactaggttgggtTCAAACCCCACAAATAATAGGTGTGAAAAGTTTACTTGAgtagtgtgaaacttgacttaaaTTGTAATCCTACTCTGTTAGCTTAAAACGTGAGTGTTGTAATTGTTAATTATCAATAAAAGCTATTTCGTTGATAT
The DNA window shown above is from Nicotiana tomentosiformis chromosome 8, ASM39032v3, whole genome shotgun sequence and carries:
- the LOC104116144 gene encoding uncharacterized protein, coding for MNKQNHVSDDALRLRVFNYYLTGEVRQWIQNLPPNAIHTWPEFVRAFLAKWLPKSKKSELRDKIFFFKQLPREHLFEEWDSFNIYLVRSPNDGFPDNIQLEKFYMGLDPMNQSISKNATDGSFMDKTFARVTQILDKMAEHNQAWHSKDTTGGITYGTPSLKNMIKENQERDQIIVGLATNLNVLTKMFTESQTKKVNVVEDVQPMLNEEYEEANYVNNHQGGYQRQSYQGSGQQHQWRSNLSNPYVPPEGQYSSSQHWKESSSSDSKLERMLDRVLQNQERFGTSINNMAELVGSHTACIKKLEMQMRDLSREQNLKKKGTIPSDTIANPKGSGNGPTSHCMAIKTRSGKLLQGENEPGVEVEDLDQEIEAQVEVPIVVEVESLPNKVKIQEVNNEEVKEKVIEAPKNLAPIHRPPPPFPQRLARKVDDRKLEKFYDILKQLSVDIPLGKHFNRCRVLLST